Proteins from a genomic interval of Candidatus Kuenenbacteria bacterium HGW-Kuenenbacteria-1:
- the secF gene encoding protein translocase subunit SecF produces the protein MNIIKHQKIYFFISSALVIISIASLIFWQLKPNIDFTGGTLMEIEFKNSRPTVEQIKEKINTLNLGEASVQLTNTKGVIIKTKSIEEEMHQQIITKLQEISPENKIEEKKFESIGPTIGKETKEKAIHATIIALIIIIIYIAWAFRKISKPISSWKYGLIAIIVLVHDIIITLGAFSLMGHFLGIEIGATFIIALLTILGYSNHDTIIIFDRLRENLLKSKGKDFEDTVNISINETIVRSINTSLTVLLSLFAVFFFGGASVRDFILALIIGITAGTYSSIFVACPTLVVWERIRMSNKIK, from the coding sequence ATGAATATAATAAAACATCAAAAAATTTATTTTTTCATTTCAAGCGCGTTGGTAATTATTAGTATTGCTAGTTTAATTTTTTGGCAATTAAAGCCTAATATTGATTTTACTGGTGGAACTTTAATGGAAATAGAATTTAAAAATAGTAGACCGACCGTAGAACAAATTAAAGAAAAAATTAATACTTTAAATCTTGGAGAGGCAAGTGTTCAACTAACAAACACAAAAGGTGTAATTATTAAAACAAAAAGCATTGAGGAGGAAATGCATCAACAAATAATTACAAAGTTGCAAGAAATTTCGCCAGAAAATAAAATTGAAGAAAAAAAATTTGAATCAATTGGACCGACAATTGGTAAAGAAACAAAAGAAAAAGCGATACATGCCACAATAATAGCGCTTATTATTATTATTATTTATATTGCTTGGGCGTTTAGAAAAATTTCCAAACCAATTAGTTCGTGGAAATATGGTTTAATTGCCATTATTGTTTTGGTTCATGATATTATTATTACTTTGGGTGCTTTTTCATTAATGGGACATTTTTTAGGGATTGAAATAGGAGCTACTTTTATTATTGCGCTATTAACTATTTTAGGATATTCAAACCATGATACAATTATTATTTTTGATCGTTTAAGAGAAAATCTTTTAAAATCAAAAGGCAAGGATTTTGAAGACACAGTAAATATTAGCATAAATGAAACCATTGTTCGCTCTATAAATACTTCTTTAACTGTTTTATTATCATTATTTGCTGTTTTCTTTTTTGGTGGCGCTTCAGTTAGAGATTTTATTTTGGCTTTGATTATTGGAATTACTGCAGGGACTTATTCTTCTATTTTTGTCGCTTGTCCGACATTGGTTGTTTGGGAAAGGATTAGAATGAGTAATAAAATAAAATAG
- the secD gene encoding protein translocase subunit SecD: MKISFFVSIRKKTWLTFCGILILTGLAGVVVWPGGPDIKIGKYFKELKYHLGLDLQGGAHLVYETDVSKIPLQEREAAVLAARDVIEKRINVFGISEPIVQVTKVKENKRIIVELPGIKDVNQAIGMIGQTPILEFKEQDNTPAPVLTEEQKKEIEVYNAIAQKKAEDVLQKVLKHEDFSNLAKEFSDCPSKEKGGDLGWFSKGMMVPEFEEAVFALKKDEITQKLVKTDFGYHIIKKTDERETIKNKEKIQEIKTSHILIKTKSERDYIPYKDPWKYTGLTGKQLKKSYLEFNNNTNEPQVGIEFNNEGKKLFGEITKRNIKKPVAIFLDGVPISTPVVNEAITSGQAIISGNFSLPEAQELIKRLNAGALPVPIKLISQQTIGPSLGKISIDESCKAGKIGLILVALYMILFYRSKGFLAVLALGIYTIIVLAIFKLIPVTLTLAGIAGFILSIGMAVDANILIFSRIREELKAGKPRDLAIEEGFKRAWLSIRDSNVSTLITCFILFWFGTSMIRGFGITLSIGVLVSMFSAITITRTLLKLTTLIKLKPQKIKT; the protein is encoded by the coding sequence ATCAAAATTTCTTTTTTTGTGTCTATACGAAAAAAAACTTGGTTAACATTTTGCGGTATTTTAATTCTAACTGGTTTAGCTGGGGTTGTTGTTTGGCCAGGAGGACCAGATATTAAAATTGGAAAATATTTTAAAGAATTAAAATATCACCTTGGCTTAGATTTACAAGGCGGGGCTCATTTAGTTTATGAAACTGATGTTTCGAAAATTCCTTTACAAGAACGAGAAGCAGCGGTTTTGGCGGCTCGTGATGTAATTGAAAAAAGAATTAATGTGTTTGGAATTTCCGAACCAATTGTTCAGGTGACCAAAGTAAAAGAAAATAAAAGAATCATTGTTGAATTGCCGGGAATTAAAGATGTAAATCAGGCAATTGGAATGATTGGTCAAACTCCTATTTTAGAATTTAAAGAACAAGACAATACACCAGCGCCTGTATTAACTGAAGAGCAAAAAAAAGAAATAGAAGTATATAATGCGATTGCTCAAAAAAAAGCTGAAGATGTTTTGCAAAAAGTTTTAAAGCATGAGGATTTTTCAAATTTAGCGAAAGAATTTTCTGATTGTCCAAGCAAAGAAAAGGGAGGGGACTTGGGATGGTTTAGTAAAGGGATGATGGTGCCTGAATTTGAAGAAGCAGTTTTTGCTTTAAAAAAAGATGAGATAACCCAAAAATTAGTAAAAACAGATTTTGGTTATCATATTATCAAAAAGACTGACGAAAGAGAAACAATAAAAAATAAAGAAAAAATTCAAGAAATAAAAACTAGTCATATTTTAATTAAAACTAAATCAGAAAGAGATTATATTCCTTATAAAGATCCTTGGAAATATACAGGCTTGACTGGAAAACAATTAAAAAAATCATATTTAGAATTTAACAATAATACTAATGAACCTCAGGTGGGCATAGAATTTAATAATGAAGGGAAAAAATTATTTGGAGAAATTACAAAAAGAAATATTAAAAAACCAGTGGCAATATTTTTAGATGGAGTGCCTATTAGTACGCCGGTTGTTAATGAAGCAATTACTTCAGGACAAGCAATAATTTCAGGAAATTTTTCCTTACCAGAAGCGCAAGAATTAATTAAACGTCTCAATGCAGGCGCTTTGCCTGTACCCATTAAATTAATTAGTCAACAAACTATTGGTCCTAGTTTGGGAAAAATTTCTATTGATGAAAGTTGCAAAGCCGGAAAAATTGGATTAATTTTAGTTGCTTTGTATATGATTTTATTTTATCGTTCCAAAGGATTTTTGGCCGTTTTAGCATTAGGAATTTATACGATAATTGTTTTAGCGATATTTAAATTAATTCCAGTTACTTTAACTTTAGCTGGCATTGCTGGTTTTATTTTATCTATTGGAATGGCGGTGGATGCCAATATTTTAATTTTTTCAAGAATCAGAGAAGAATTAAAAGCGGGCAAACCGCGCGATTTAGCAATTGAAGAAGGATTTAAACGCGCCTGGCTTTCAATTCGCGATAGCAATGTTTCAACATTAATTACTTGTTTTATTCTTTTTTGGTTTGGAACAAGTATGATTCGAGGGTTTGGAATTACTTTAAGCATCGGTGTTTTAGTGAGTATGTTTTCAGCTATTACAATCACAAGAACATTATTAAAATTAACAACCCTAATAAAATTAAAACCGCAAAAAATAAAAACATAG